TTTTGAAGATATAAGCTCTTTTGAAACCATCCAGCTTCCGCCGCAGGCTATTACCTTTGAAAAAGCCGCATATTCCGCAATATTTTGGGCGTTTATTCCTCCGGTCGGCATAAATTTTATGTTCGGGTAAGGGGCGGAAATGGCTTTTATAAATTTTAAGCCTCCTGCAGCCTCAGCCGGAAAAAACTTGACTGTTTCAAGGCCGAAACTCATAGCTTGCTCGATTTCTCCCGCGGTGGAAACTCCCGGAATTATCGGGTAGCCTGACTTAATGCAATGCTCTACAACCTTGGGATTGAGTCCGGGGCTGACGATAAACTTGGCTCCTGCAGCGATAGCTTTGTCGGCTTGTTCCGGGGAGAGAACCGTGCCTGCTCCTACAAGAAAATCCGGAAAGTTTTTTGCAAAAACTTTAATAGCTTTTTCAGCTGCTTCCGTTCTAAATGTGATTTCGGCACAAAAAAGTCCGGCGGCAGAGAGGGCTTTCCCCAATGGAAGAGCATCTTTTTCATTGTCTAAAACAATGACAGGTACAATGCCTATTTTTTCTATTTGTTTAAAGATTTTATTCATAAAAGCCCCTTATTAAGTTTATTTTGTATTTAATATTTATATCGGGATATTTTAGCATAATTCTTATTGTTTGTCACTTAAACTACAAAAAACGATATTTTTTTTAAAAAATATGTAATAATGAGAGAGCCCTATGTTGACATAAATAAAAAAAAATGCTAAGCCTATATGTATACTAATAATTTAAGGAGTTACTAATGAAAAAAATTGCTTTAGTTTTGTTTGTTGTACTTGCTGCTATTTTAATTGCATCATGTTCAACAGTAGTACCTGTTGCAGGTGCTTCAGGCGTTGTAGGACGAAAGACCGGTGAAGCTTCTCAAGCTTTTGTTTTCGCATTCCCTTTAAAAGGTGAAGGCGGAATTGCTCAAGCTGCAAAAAATGGCGGTATCACAAAAGTAGGAACAGTTGATGTTAAAGTAAACTGGCCAGCAAGCCCTGTTATTCCCTATGTTGTCATAACTACAGTTGTTACAGGGGAATAAGCTATTATAGCTTCTACAACCTCACTAGTTTGATAGTGGGGTTGTTTTTTAATTCTATGAAAAAGTATTTTTTTGTTTTAATATCATTTTTGTTTTTGTTTTCTTCATGTATAAGTACCCTTCCTTCAGGGAAAGAAAAAGTTATTACGGCTTATATGGAATCAGGTAATATGAAATACTATATCCGTCCCGAAAAAATGGTGCTAAAGGGTGAAAAAGACACTTCAAGCCATGTAATGGCCGATTTTACCTATCAAATGAAGCAAAGAGAATATGTTTCAGATGCATATTTTAATTTTACCTTACATAATAAAGCCGATGCCTTTATTTTAAAAGCCTATTTTATTTTAGATTCTAAAGAAATTGTAGAACTTTTTGACCTTAATACTCTTGATAGAAATCTTTCTTTAGGGTATGTGCGAGTTTCCACAATCATAAAAGAAGAAAAAGTTAAAGACGTGTTGCTGGGAATTCATAAAGGGACAGCTGTATTAAAGGTGGAGCTTGATAACAATACTGAAATGGAATTTATAGCCTCGGAAAATTTAATAAGCCGTATTGAAGAAGCTTTTCATAAATAATCATAACCTATTGACAATATCCGCTATTGAGTATATGCTTTTACCTACAAGATCCTCACTTGTGGAGTAAGTGTGTGAAAAAGTTTACTCTGATTTTTATCTGTTCCCTGTTTTTAGCTTCGTGTATAAAGTCTGCCGAGCCTCTTTTAGATACTGTTGTAAAGGGTGTTTTTGATGCTGAAAATATATCTGTAGGTGATATACAAGTCCTCGAAGGTGAGTGGATTTTTATTCCAAACAAATTTGTTGACCCTCTGGAAGATTTCGGTAAATACTCCCGTTATGAGAATATAAATACATCGTGGCATAAGTATGGAGACGGGTTGTCCGTTTACGGATATGGAACCTATGCCCTAAGAATAAAAAATCTTTCTTCAGATGGTGTATACGCAATAAAAACAACAACAGTTTCTTCAGCATTTATTGCATACCTTGAAGGAAAGGAAATTTATAGAAGTGGTATTGTAGGTAATTCCCGTAAATTTGAAAAACTTGATTGGGATGCCCCGTTTATTACTCTCCCGACTTTTGGAAAGGAAGAGGTAACATTAGTTTTTCATGTTTCTAATTTTAGTGATAATAAGGCCGGCTTTTTAAAGCCCATAGAATTCGGTTTTTACTCTGACCTGTTAAATGCAAAAAATGCAAGCGTTTTAACTCTAACTATACTGGCCGGCATTCTTTTGTTGGCTGCCGCTTTTTTTATCTCTTTATTTATTTTTTATCCTAAAGAAAAGCAGTCCCTTTATTTCGGTTTGTTAGCCGCTAATTTTTGTTTAAGGATCTGCTGTTACGACGAATTTTTACTTACAACAATAATACCCGGCATTAGCGGGGAGTCGCTTTTTAGAATAGGTTATATCACTCTTCCATTGGGCATTATGTTTGCAGCATTGTTTATAAACAATCTTTTTAGCAAAATAAAAAAAAGATATTGGTTTGTTATGCTTGCTCCCGGAATATTGTACATTATCATAAATATTTTTGCTCCTATCAGACTTTCGGCCGCACTGCTTCAACATGCTCAAATTTATGTTTTATTGTTTGCCGTATATAATATAATAGTCGTCATCAGGGCTGCTTTAAAAAAAGATGCATCAGCAATCCTTTTTTTGACTGGTTTTTCAATCTTTTTAATTTTAGGTGTAAGAGATGTTTTAATTGCAAATAGGATTATACAGGGCTTTTTCCTATCACATATAGGTGTTTTGGTCTTATTGATTCCAATGGCCATTGTTGTTTTGCGTAATTTTAGAGACAGCTCTGATAGGGTTATCGGAATTACGAAGCAGATAGAAGCGACAAACGAAGCTCTTGCAAAATTTGTTCCTAACGAATTTATGAATTTTTTAAGAAAAAAACATGTCGATATTAAGTTAGGAGATAATATTTTAAAAGACATGTATATAGCCTTCATTCATTTAGGTGTTTATACAGACTTAGAAACAGAAAAAGACAGACTTGGCCTTCTTAAAAT
The DNA window shown above is from Treponema denticola and carries:
- a CDS encoding TRL-like family protein, whose product is MKKIALVLFVVLAAILIASCSTVVPVAGASGVVGRKTGEASQAFVFAFPLKGEGGIAQAAKNGGITKVGTVDVKVNWPASPVIPYVVITTVVTGE
- a CDS encoding adenylate/guanylate cyclase domain-containing protein; its protein translation is MKKFTLIFICSLFLASCIKSAEPLLDTVVKGVFDAENISVGDIQVLEGEWIFIPNKFVDPLEDFGKYSRYENINTSWHKYGDGLSVYGYGTYALRIKNLSSDGVYAIKTTTVSSAFIAYLEGKEIYRSGIVGNSRKFEKLDWDAPFITLPTFGKEEVTLVFHVSNFSDNKAGFLKPIEFGFYSDLLNAKNASVLTLTILAGILLLAAAFFISLFIFYPKEKQSLYFGLLAANFCLRICCYDEFLLTTIIPGISGESLFRIGYITLPLGIMFAALFINNLFSKIKKRYWFVMLAPGILYIIINIFAPIRLSAALLQHAQIYVLLFAVYNIIVVIRAALKKDASAILFLTGFSIFLILGVRDVLIANRIIQGFFLSHIGVLVLLIPMAIVVLRNFRDSSDRVIGITKQIEATNEALAKFVPNEFMNFLRKKHVDIKLGDNILKDMYIAFIHLGVYTDLETEKDRLGLLKIYNYTLANINPIIQAHNGFIDKYLTEGLMVLFHGSADDVIKCMLEIKSVVQFENMEREISKLPKIDLAVGIHYGRLMLGTIGEEERMDSTVISDVVNVASRLHFYALKKRVNIFISEVVKKNITNLSINKVKFEYNGLVRFRGKDEPVRIYEVKKL